One genomic region from Vitis riparia cultivar Riparia Gloire de Montpellier isolate 1030 chromosome 17, EGFV_Vit.rip_1.0, whole genome shotgun sequence encodes:
- the LOC117904811 gene encoding manganese-dependent ADP-ribose/CDP-alcohol diphosphatase codes for MGSANGLVSVQGKQPLFSFGVISDVQYADIPNGQSFMGVPRYYRHSIHVLQRAVQKWNNLQKLKFVVNFGDIVDGFCPKDQSLNAVQKIVDEFKNFDGPSYHMIGNHCLYNLPRNMLLPLLNIPSFEDRAYYDFSPTPTYRFVVLDGYDISAIGWPSDHPKTLEALKFLREKNPNLDKNSPVGLVGLERRFLMFNGAVGKEQMEWLDCVLQDATKLKQKVVVCCHLPLDPGTLSPEALLWNYDEVMDVIHKYNCVKVCLSGHDHKGGHSIDSHGIHHRVLEAALECPPGSDAFGYIDVYDDRLTLSGTDRMESTDMIFSP; via the coding sequence ATGGGCTCTGCAAATGGATTAGTGAGTGTACAGGGGAAGCAaccacttttttcttttggggttATCTCTGATGTCCAGTATGCTGATATTCCCAATGGCCAGTCATTTATGGGTGTCCCCAGGTACTATCGGCACAGCATTCATGTGTTGCAAAGGGCTGTCCAAAAATGGAATAACCTTCAGAAGCTAAAATTTGTGGTCAATTTTGGGGATATTGTTGATGGGTTTTGCCCCAAAGACCAATCTCTAAATGCTGTCCAGAAAATAGTTGATGAATTCAAGAATTTTGATGGTCCTTCCTATCACATGATTGGTAATCACTGCCTCTACAATTTGCCTCGTAACATGTTACTTCCTCTACTGAATATTCCCAGTTTTGAAGACCGTGCCTATTATGATTTTTCTCCAACCCCCACTTACAGATTTGTAGTTCTTGATGGCTATGATATAAGTGCCATTGGTTGGCCTTCAGATCACCCAAAAACATTGGAGGCTTTGAAATTTCTTCGAGAGAAGAACCCAAATTTGGACAAGAACAGTCCAGTTGGACTGGTGGGCCTTGAGAGACGGTTCTTGATGTTCAATGGAGCAGTTGGGAAGGAACAAATGGAGTGGTTGGACTGTGTACTTCAGGATGCGACAAAGTTAAAACAGAAAGTAGTTGTCTGTTGCCATCTGCCTTTAGATCCTGGTACATTGTCCCCAGAAGCACTTTTGTGGAACTATGATGAAGTAATGGATGTTATACACAAGTACAATTGTGTGAAAGTTTGCCTATCTGGACACGATCACAAAGGTGGTCACTCTATTGATTCCCATGGGATACATCATCGTGTCCTTGAAGCTGCCCTGGAGTGTCCTCCAGGCTCAGATGCATTTGGGTATATAGATGTTTACGATGACAGGTTAACACTTTCTGGTACTGATAGAATGGAGAGCACCGATATGATTTTCAGTCCTTGA
- the LOC117904812 gene encoding high-affinity nitrate transporter 3.2-like: MATRAFLLTSLLLSCLLQICSGAYFSSLQRTLIVTASPKAGEVLKSGEDKITVTWGLNQSYPAGTDSAYKTVKVKLCYAPISQEDRAWRKTVDHLTKDKTCQHKIVSQPYKASNNSVEWTIEKDVPTATYFIRAYAYDAEDQEVAYGQTTDAHKTTNLFGIEAITGRHVSLDIAAVCFSAFSVISLFGFFWVEKRKSRVAK; the protein is encoded by the exons ATGGCTACGCGTGCGTTTCTCTTGACTTCACTGCTTCTCTCTTGCTTGTTGCAGATTTGTTCTGGTGCCTATTTTTCATCTCTCCAACGAACTCTAATTGTCACAGCTTCACCGAAAGCTGGAGAAG TTCTAAAATCTGGAGAAGACAAAATCACTGTGACATGGGGTCTAAACCAGTCTTACCCAGCCGGGACAGACTCAGCCTACAAGACCGTGAAGGTCAAGCTCTGCTACGCGCCGATAAGCCAAGAGGACCGCGCCTGGAGAAAGACGGTGGACCACCTAACAAAAGACAAAACCTGCCAGCACAAGATTGTTTCACAGCCCTACAAAGCTTCCAACAATTCCGTAGAGTGGACTATAGAGAAAGACGTGCCGACAGCCACGTACTTCATACGCGCCTACGCGTATGACGCTGAGGATCAAGAGGTGGCATACGGACAAACCACAGACGCCCACAAGACCACTAATCTCTTTGGCATTGAAGCAATCACAGGCCGCCATGTATCCCTTGACATTGCTGCCGTTTGCTTCTCTGCTTTCTCAGTGATTTCACTTTTCGGGTTCTTCTGGGTGGAGAAGAGAAAGAGTAGAGTGGCCAAGTAA